One window from the genome of Oryctolagus cuniculus chromosome 1, mOryCun1.1, whole genome shotgun sequence encodes:
- the GOLGA2 gene encoding golgin subfamily A member 2 isoform X2, whose translation MWPPLPPPPPRPAMSEETRQSKLAAAKKKLREYQQKNSPGGPAAGRKKKKLKNGSSPETAPAGGCHPTEDEKKECQQKLAKEQGALREQLQVHIQTIGILVSEKADLQSALAHTQQAARQKAGESEDLANRLQTTRQRVGELERTLSAVSTQQKQVDRHNKELTQERDALKLELYKNNRNNEDLKQQNSELQERLRVLETEKKALQLGTEELQKKLEMSELLLQQFSSESGASDGRQQLQQAMEERAQLEKHVQQLLETQTHLRMDRDRYAEGLEEERALWQEKMQQMSAQLCTLREEKEHGLSRVQELETTVAELKSQRAEPPAPESAAPPAGPSAAEQQLQAQAEQLQKELESLAGQLQAQVQDNAGLSRLNQQQEQRLLQLEREAELWGSQAEERKQILESMQSDRVTISRALLQNRELKEQLAELQDGFVRLSNDNMELTSSLQAEQHVKNELAKKLGQLQERLGELKETVELKSQEAQSLQQQRDQYLGHLQQYVAAYQQHAAAYQQLSSEKEALHKQILLQTQLMDRLQHEEVQGKVAVQVARQELQETQERLEAAAQQNQQLQAQLGLLGLPGEGDGEEEEEEEEEEETPQAKVPVPEDLESREAVVTFFTSALARAEEERARLRGQLREQKARCRRLAVLAVPSQGEPEGTSAAGTGGDSVSGETHQALQGAMEKLQTRFLEVMAEKAELRERVEELEHRCIQLSGETDTIGEYIALYQNQRAVLKERHREKEEYISRLAQDKEDMKIKLLELQELVLQLVGERSEWQGRVLAAAPDRADHPAPAAPALQDAADPQAGLGEVSLADTVEPARGEAGEGSSTQNPTAQQIMKLLREIQHPQERPGLGTNPCIPFFYRADEHDEVKILIV comes from the exons GAGAAGAAAGAATGTCAGCAGAAGTTGGCCAAGGAGCAGGGGGCTTTAAGAGAACAACTGCAG GTTCACATTCAAACCATTGGGATTCTTGTGTCTGAGAAGGCGGATTTACAGTCGGCCCTGGCTCACACccagcaggcagccaggcagaaagcag GAGAGTCTGAGGACCTTGCTAATCGCCTGCAGACGACCCGCCAGCGCGTCGGAGAGCTGGAGCGGACGCTGTCTGCCGTCTCCACGCAGCAGAAGCAGGTGGACAGG CACAACAAGGAGTTGACCCAAGAGCGAGATGCTCTCAAACTGGAGTTATACAAGAACAA CAGAAACAACGAGGACCTGAAGCAGCAGAACTCTGAGCTCCAGGAGAGGCTTCGCGTCCTCGAGACAGAGAAGAAGGCCCTGCAGCTGGGCACGGAGGAGCTGCAGAAGAAGCTGGAGATGTCCGAGCTGCTGCTGCAGCAA TTCTCTAGCGAGTCTGGCGCCTCTGACGGTAGGCAGCAGCTTCAGCAGGCCATGGAGGAGCGGGCCCAGCTGGAGAAACACGTGCAACAG CTGCTGGAGACGCAGACACACCTGCGGATGGACAGGGACCGCTACGCagagggcctggaggaggagcgTGCCCTGTGGCAGGAGAAGATGCAGCAGATGTCTGCGCAG CTGTGCACgctgagggaggagaaggagcacGGCCTGAGTCGGGTGCAGGAGCTGGAGACCACCGTGGCCGAGCTCAAGAGCCAGAGGG CGGAGCCTCCCGCCCCGGAGTCCGCAGCGCCCCCCGCGGGGCCGTCGGCGGCggagcagcagctgcaggcgCAGGCTGAGCAGCTGCAGAAGGAGCTGGAGAGCCTGGCGGGGCAGCTGCAGGCCCAGGTGCAGGACAACGCAGGCCTGAGTCGCCTGaaccagcagcaggagcagcggctgctgcagctggagcgGGAGGCGGAGCTGTGGGGCAGCCAGGCCGAGGAGCGCAAGCAGATCCTGGAGAGCATGCAGAGCGACCGCGTGACCATCAGCCGCGCGCTCCTGCAGAACCGGGAGCTCAAGGAGCAGCTGGCCGAGCTGCAGGATGGCTTCGTGCGACTG AGCAATGACAACATGGAGCTCACCAGCTCGCTGCAGGCCGAGCAGCACGTCAAGAACGAGCTGGCCAAGAAGCTCGGCCAgctgcaggagaggctgggggagctGAAGGAGACG GTGGAGCTGAAGAGCCAGGAGGCTCAGAGTCTGCAGCAGCAGCGCGACCAGTACCTGGGCCACCTGCAGCAGTACGTGGCCGCCTACCAGCAGCACGCGGCTGCCTACCAGCAGCTGAGCTCCGAGAAGGAGGCGCTGCACAAGCAGATTCTGCTGCAGACGCAGCTCATGGACCGGCTGCAGCACGAGGAGGTGCAGGGCAAGGTGGCGGTCCAGGTGGCTCGCCAGGAGCTGCAGGAGACCCAG GAGCGCCTGGAAGCTGCCGCCCAGCAAAACCAGCAGCTGCAAGCTCAGCTGGGCCTCCTGGGCCTCCCTGGAGAGG gagatggggaggaggaggaggaggaggaggaggaggaggaaactcCCCAGGCCAAAGTGCCCGTCCCAGAAGACCTGGAGAGCCGAGAGGCCGTG GTGACGTTCTTTACGTCGGCTCTCGCCCGAGCCGAGGAAGAGCGGGCCCGGCTCCGCGGGCAGCTGAGGGAGCAGAAGGCTCGCTGCCGGCGCCTGGCTGTCCTTGCCGTGCCATCGCAGGGGGAGCCCGAGGGGACCTCAGCCGCTGGGACTGGGGGTGACTCTGTGTCTGGGGAGACTCACCAGGCCCTCCAGGGGGCCATGGAGAAGCTGCAG ACCCGCTTTCTGGAGGTGATGGCGGAGAAGGCGGAGCTCCGAGAGCGGGTAGAGGAGCTAGAACACCgctgcatccagctctctggagagACGGACACCATCG GAGAGTACATTGCCCTCTACCAGAACCAGAGGGCAGTGCTGAAGGAGCGGCACCGGGAGAAGGAGGAGTACATCAGCCGGCTGGCCCAGGACAAGGAGGACATGAAG ATCAAActcctggagctgcaggagctggtgctgcagcttgTGGGCGAGCGCAGCGAGTGGCAgggccgagtcctggctgccgccCCGGACCGCGCTGACCATCCCGCTCCTgcggccccagccctgcaggacgCTGCTGACCCGCAGGCTG GTCTTGGCGAGGTGAGCCTCGCCGACACCGTGGAGCCTGCGcgaggagaggctggggagggctcGTCCACGCAGAACCCTACCGCGCAGCAGATCATGAAGCTGCTGCGGGAGATCCAGCACCCCCAGGAGCGCCCAGGCCTGGGCACCAACCCCTGCATCCCCTTCTTCTACCGGGCTGACGAGCACGACGAAGTGAAGATCCTGATCGTCTAA
- the GOLGA2 gene encoding golgin subfamily A member 2 isoform X1 produces MWPPLPPPPPRPAMSEETRQSKLAAAKKKLREYQQKNSPGGPAAGRKKKKLKNGSSPETAPAGGCHPTEDKQQNQETLDQVEKEKKECQQKLAKEQGALREQLQVHIQTIGILVSEKADLQSALAHTQQAARQKAGESEDLANRLQTTRQRVGELERTLSAVSTQQKQVDRHNKELTQERDALKLELYKNNRNNEDLKQQNSELQERLRVLETEKKALQLGTEELQKKLEMSELLLQQFSSESGASDGRQQLQQAMEERAQLEKHVQQLLETQTHLRMDRDRYAEGLEEERALWQEKMQQMSAQLCTLREEKEHGLSRVQELETTVAELKSQRAEPPAPESAAPPAGPSAAEQQLQAQAEQLQKELESLAGQLQAQVQDNAGLSRLNQQQEQRLLQLEREAELWGSQAEERKQILESMQSDRVTISRALLQNRELKEQLAELQDGFVRLSNDNMELTSSLQAEQHVKNELAKKLGQLQERLGELKETVELKSQEAQSLQQQRDQYLGHLQQYVAAYQQHAAAYQQLSSEKEALHKQILLQTQLMDRLQHEEVQGKVAVQVARQELQETQERLEAAAQQNQQLQAQLGLLGLPGEGDGEEEEEEEEEEETPQAKVPVPEDLESREAVVTFFTSALARAEEERARLRGQLREQKARCRRLAVLAVPSQGEPEGTSAAGTGGDSVSGETHQALQGAMEKLQTRFLEVMAEKAELRERVEELEHRCIQLSGETDTIGEYIALYQNQRAVLKERHREKEEYISRLAQDKEDMKIKLLELQELVLQLVGERSEWQGRVLAAAPDRADHPAPAAPALQDAADPQAGLGEVSLADTVEPARGEAGEGSSTQNPTAQQIMKLLREIQHPQERPGLGTNPCIPFFYRADEHDEVKILIV; encoded by the exons GAGAAGAAAGAATGTCAGCAGAAGTTGGCCAAGGAGCAGGGGGCTTTAAGAGAACAACTGCAG GTTCACATTCAAACCATTGGGATTCTTGTGTCTGAGAAGGCGGATTTACAGTCGGCCCTGGCTCACACccagcaggcagccaggcagaaagcag GAGAGTCTGAGGACCTTGCTAATCGCCTGCAGACGACCCGCCAGCGCGTCGGAGAGCTGGAGCGGACGCTGTCTGCCGTCTCCACGCAGCAGAAGCAGGTGGACAGG CACAACAAGGAGTTGACCCAAGAGCGAGATGCTCTCAAACTGGAGTTATACAAGAACAA CAGAAACAACGAGGACCTGAAGCAGCAGAACTCTGAGCTCCAGGAGAGGCTTCGCGTCCTCGAGACAGAGAAGAAGGCCCTGCAGCTGGGCACGGAGGAGCTGCAGAAGAAGCTGGAGATGTCCGAGCTGCTGCTGCAGCAA TTCTCTAGCGAGTCTGGCGCCTCTGACGGTAGGCAGCAGCTTCAGCAGGCCATGGAGGAGCGGGCCCAGCTGGAGAAACACGTGCAACAG CTGCTGGAGACGCAGACACACCTGCGGATGGACAGGGACCGCTACGCagagggcctggaggaggagcgTGCCCTGTGGCAGGAGAAGATGCAGCAGATGTCTGCGCAG CTGTGCACgctgagggaggagaaggagcacGGCCTGAGTCGGGTGCAGGAGCTGGAGACCACCGTGGCCGAGCTCAAGAGCCAGAGGG CGGAGCCTCCCGCCCCGGAGTCCGCAGCGCCCCCCGCGGGGCCGTCGGCGGCggagcagcagctgcaggcgCAGGCTGAGCAGCTGCAGAAGGAGCTGGAGAGCCTGGCGGGGCAGCTGCAGGCCCAGGTGCAGGACAACGCAGGCCTGAGTCGCCTGaaccagcagcaggagcagcggctgctgcagctggagcgGGAGGCGGAGCTGTGGGGCAGCCAGGCCGAGGAGCGCAAGCAGATCCTGGAGAGCATGCAGAGCGACCGCGTGACCATCAGCCGCGCGCTCCTGCAGAACCGGGAGCTCAAGGAGCAGCTGGCCGAGCTGCAGGATGGCTTCGTGCGACTG AGCAATGACAACATGGAGCTCACCAGCTCGCTGCAGGCCGAGCAGCACGTCAAGAACGAGCTGGCCAAGAAGCTCGGCCAgctgcaggagaggctgggggagctGAAGGAGACG GTGGAGCTGAAGAGCCAGGAGGCTCAGAGTCTGCAGCAGCAGCGCGACCAGTACCTGGGCCACCTGCAGCAGTACGTGGCCGCCTACCAGCAGCACGCGGCTGCCTACCAGCAGCTGAGCTCCGAGAAGGAGGCGCTGCACAAGCAGATTCTGCTGCAGACGCAGCTCATGGACCGGCTGCAGCACGAGGAGGTGCAGGGCAAGGTGGCGGTCCAGGTGGCTCGCCAGGAGCTGCAGGAGACCCAG GAGCGCCTGGAAGCTGCCGCCCAGCAAAACCAGCAGCTGCAAGCTCAGCTGGGCCTCCTGGGCCTCCCTGGAGAGG gagatggggaggaggaggaggaggaggaggaggaggaggaaactcCCCAGGCCAAAGTGCCCGTCCCAGAAGACCTGGAGAGCCGAGAGGCCGTG GTGACGTTCTTTACGTCGGCTCTCGCCCGAGCCGAGGAAGAGCGGGCCCGGCTCCGCGGGCAGCTGAGGGAGCAGAAGGCTCGCTGCCGGCGCCTGGCTGTCCTTGCCGTGCCATCGCAGGGGGAGCCCGAGGGGACCTCAGCCGCTGGGACTGGGGGTGACTCTGTGTCTGGGGAGACTCACCAGGCCCTCCAGGGGGCCATGGAGAAGCTGCAG ACCCGCTTTCTGGAGGTGATGGCGGAGAAGGCGGAGCTCCGAGAGCGGGTAGAGGAGCTAGAACACCgctgcatccagctctctggagagACGGACACCATCG GAGAGTACATTGCCCTCTACCAGAACCAGAGGGCAGTGCTGAAGGAGCGGCACCGGGAGAAGGAGGAGTACATCAGCCGGCTGGCCCAGGACAAGGAGGACATGAAG ATCAAActcctggagctgcaggagctggtgctgcagcttgTGGGCGAGCGCAGCGAGTGGCAgggccgagtcctggctgccgccCCGGACCGCGCTGACCATCCCGCTCCTgcggccccagccctgcaggacgCTGCTGACCCGCAGGCTG GTCTTGGCGAGGTGAGCCTCGCCGACACCGTGGAGCCTGCGcgaggagaggctggggagggctcGTCCACGCAGAACCCTACCGCGCAGCAGATCATGAAGCTGCTGCGGGAGATCCAGCACCCCCAGGAGCGCCCAGGCCTGGGCACCAACCCCTGCATCCCCTTCTTCTACCGGGCTGACGAGCACGACGAAGTGAAGATCCTGATCGTCTAA